In Drosophila subpulchrella strain 33 F10 #4 breed RU33 chromosome 3R, RU_Dsub_v1.1 Primary Assembly, whole genome shotgun sequence, the following are encoded in one genomic region:
- the LOC119549386 gene encoding protein YIF1B-A isoform X1: protein MNYNPNAGMRNRKWENSTAAGRPRPPKRVSDVSAMGPSAPMMGGGATFMAPPAGPAMLDPNLYGAPAPAPVNSYGFDPSLGQPSQHIQQPPQQQPGFGYGAPQPPQQASATAPPTYGMGAPQPGAGPLPPGQYPQFAMFQQPIVQDMAMQYGQRLADQGKQIMENQFERWVPVAKLKYYFAVDNAYVGRKLRLLFFPYIHKDWSLRYDQEHPVQPRYDVNAPDLYLPTMGYITYVIVAGLLLGMQKRFSPEQLGIQASSAMAYSIFELVIYSIALYVMNVKTSLKTLDLLAFTGYKYVNIVVCLMVSTLFFKSGYYIALAYTSFSFGFFLLRTLRTKLLQDNSPAAPSGAINYDPYGNPQQFDYSGGKKRKLYFLFMVVAGQALFAFLLSKHLYLPEAEVPLVPKAF from the exons ATGAACTATAATCCGAACGCGGGTATGCGGAACCGTAAGTGGGAGAACT CCACAGCTGCCGGTCGCCCAAGGCCACCGAAGCGCGTCAGCGACGTCAGCGCCATGGGTCCCTCGGCTCCGATGATGGGCGGTGGCGCCACCTTCATGGCCCCGCCCGCCGGCCCGGCAATGTTGGATCCCAATTTGTATGGTGCACCTGCTCCGGCGCCCGTCAACAGCTACGGCTTCGACCCCAGTCTCGGCCAGCCGTCGCAGCACATCCAGCAGCCACCGCAACAGCAACCGGGATTCGGCTACGGTGCACCACAGCCCCCGCAACAGGCGTCTGCAACTGCCCCGCCCACCTACGGAATGGGAGCACCTCAGCCTGGGGCCGGACCCCTGCCTCCGGGACAGTACCCACAGTTCGCCATGTTCCAGCAGCCCATTGTCCAGGACATGGCCATGCAGTACGGCCAGCGGCTGGCGGATCAGGGCAAGCAGATAATGGAGAACCAGTTTGAGAGGTGGGTGCCGGTGGCCAAGCTCAAGTACTACTTCGCCGTGGACAACGCCTACGTGGGCAGAAAGCTGCGACTGCTCTTCTTCCCCTATATCCACAAG GACTGGTCCCTGCGGTACGACCAGGAGCACCCAGTACAGCCGCGCTACGACGTCAATGCCCCGGATCTCTATCTGCCCACCATGGGCTACATCACATACGTAATCGTAGCGGGCCTCCTGCTGGGCATGCAGAAGCGTTTCTCGCCGGAGCAGCTCGGCATCCAGGCCTCCAGCGCCATGGCCTACAGCATTTTCGAACTGGTCATCTACTCCATAGCCCTGTACGTGATGAATGTGAAGACGAGCCTGAAGACCCTCGATCTGCTGGCCTTCACTGGCTATAAGTACGTTAACATAGTGGTCTGTCTGATGGTCAGCACGCTGTTCTTCAAATCCGGATATTATATTGCGCTGGCGTACACCAGCTTTTCCTTCGGCTTCTTTCTG CTCCGCACGCTGCGGACCAAGTTGCTGCAGGACAACTCACCGGCTGCACCCAGTGGCGCCATCAACTACGATCCCTATGGCAATCCCCAGCAATTCGACTACAGCGGCGGGAAGAAGCGGAAGCTCTACTTCTTGTTCATGGTAGTTGCGGGTCAAGCGCTGTTCGCCTTCCTGCTCTCCAAGCACCTGTATCTGCCGGAGGCGGAGGTTCCACTGGTGCCTAAAGCCTTCTAA
- the LOC119549386 gene encoding protein YIF1B-A isoform X3, producing MNYNPNAATAAGRPRPPKRVSDVSAMGPSAPMMGGGATFMAPPAGPAMLDPNLYGAPAPAPVNSYGFDPSLGQPSQHIQQPPQQQPGFGYGAPQPPQQASATAPPTYGMGAPQPGAGPLPPGQYPQFAMFQQPIVQDMAMQYGQRLADQGKQIMENQFERWVPVAKLKYYFAVDNAYVGRKLRLLFFPYIHKDWSLRYDQEHPVQPRYDVNAPDLYLPTMGYITYVIVAGLLLGMQKRFSPEQLGIQASSAMAYSIFELVIYSIALYVMNVKTSLKTLDLLAFTGYKYVNIVVCLMVSTLFFKSGYYIALAYTSFSFGFFLLRTLRTKLLQDNSPAAPSGAINYDPYGNPQQFDYSGGKKRKLYFLFMVVAGQALFAFLLSKHLYLPEAEVPLVPKAF from the exons ATGAACTATAATCCGAACGCGG CCACAGCTGCCGGTCGCCCAAGGCCACCGAAGCGCGTCAGCGACGTCAGCGCCATGGGTCCCTCGGCTCCGATGATGGGCGGTGGCGCCACCTTCATGGCCCCGCCCGCCGGCCCGGCAATGTTGGATCCCAATTTGTATGGTGCACCTGCTCCGGCGCCCGTCAACAGCTACGGCTTCGACCCCAGTCTCGGCCAGCCGTCGCAGCACATCCAGCAGCCACCGCAACAGCAACCGGGATTCGGCTACGGTGCACCACAGCCCCCGCAACAGGCGTCTGCAACTGCCCCGCCCACCTACGGAATGGGAGCACCTCAGCCTGGGGCCGGACCCCTGCCTCCGGGACAGTACCCACAGTTCGCCATGTTCCAGCAGCCCATTGTCCAGGACATGGCCATGCAGTACGGCCAGCGGCTGGCGGATCAGGGCAAGCAGATAATGGAGAACCAGTTTGAGAGGTGGGTGCCGGTGGCCAAGCTCAAGTACTACTTCGCCGTGGACAACGCCTACGTGGGCAGAAAGCTGCGACTGCTCTTCTTCCCCTATATCCACAAG GACTGGTCCCTGCGGTACGACCAGGAGCACCCAGTACAGCCGCGCTACGACGTCAATGCCCCGGATCTCTATCTGCCCACCATGGGCTACATCACATACGTAATCGTAGCGGGCCTCCTGCTGGGCATGCAGAAGCGTTTCTCGCCGGAGCAGCTCGGCATCCAGGCCTCCAGCGCCATGGCCTACAGCATTTTCGAACTGGTCATCTACTCCATAGCCCTGTACGTGATGAATGTGAAGACGAGCCTGAAGACCCTCGATCTGCTGGCCTTCACTGGCTATAAGTACGTTAACATAGTGGTCTGTCTGATGGTCAGCACGCTGTTCTTCAAATCCGGATATTATATTGCGCTGGCGTACACCAGCTTTTCCTTCGGCTTCTTTCTG CTCCGCACGCTGCGGACCAAGTTGCTGCAGGACAACTCACCGGCTGCACCCAGTGGCGCCATCAACTACGATCCCTATGGCAATCCCCAGCAATTCGACTACAGCGGCGGGAAGAAGCGGAAGCTCTACTTCTTGTTCATGGTAGTTGCGGGTCAAGCGCTGTTCGCCTTCCTGCTCTCCAAGCACCTGTATCTGCCGGAGGCGGAGGTTCCACTGGTGCCTAAAGCCTTCTAA
- the LOC119549386 gene encoding protein YIF1B-A isoform X2, with amino-acid sequence MNYNPNAGMRNPTAAGRPRPPKRVSDVSAMGPSAPMMGGGATFMAPPAGPAMLDPNLYGAPAPAPVNSYGFDPSLGQPSQHIQQPPQQQPGFGYGAPQPPQQASATAPPTYGMGAPQPGAGPLPPGQYPQFAMFQQPIVQDMAMQYGQRLADQGKQIMENQFERWVPVAKLKYYFAVDNAYVGRKLRLLFFPYIHKDWSLRYDQEHPVQPRYDVNAPDLYLPTMGYITYVIVAGLLLGMQKRFSPEQLGIQASSAMAYSIFELVIYSIALYVMNVKTSLKTLDLLAFTGYKYVNIVVCLMVSTLFFKSGYYIALAYTSFSFGFFLLRTLRTKLLQDNSPAAPSGAINYDPYGNPQQFDYSGGKKRKLYFLFMVVAGQALFAFLLSKHLYLPEAEVPLVPKAF; translated from the exons ATGAACTATAATCCGAACGCGGGTATGCGGAACC CCACAGCTGCCGGTCGCCCAAGGCCACCGAAGCGCGTCAGCGACGTCAGCGCCATGGGTCCCTCGGCTCCGATGATGGGCGGTGGCGCCACCTTCATGGCCCCGCCCGCCGGCCCGGCAATGTTGGATCCCAATTTGTATGGTGCACCTGCTCCGGCGCCCGTCAACAGCTACGGCTTCGACCCCAGTCTCGGCCAGCCGTCGCAGCACATCCAGCAGCCACCGCAACAGCAACCGGGATTCGGCTACGGTGCACCACAGCCCCCGCAACAGGCGTCTGCAACTGCCCCGCCCACCTACGGAATGGGAGCACCTCAGCCTGGGGCCGGACCCCTGCCTCCGGGACAGTACCCACAGTTCGCCATGTTCCAGCAGCCCATTGTCCAGGACATGGCCATGCAGTACGGCCAGCGGCTGGCGGATCAGGGCAAGCAGATAATGGAGAACCAGTTTGAGAGGTGGGTGCCGGTGGCCAAGCTCAAGTACTACTTCGCCGTGGACAACGCCTACGTGGGCAGAAAGCTGCGACTGCTCTTCTTCCCCTATATCCACAAG GACTGGTCCCTGCGGTACGACCAGGAGCACCCAGTACAGCCGCGCTACGACGTCAATGCCCCGGATCTCTATCTGCCCACCATGGGCTACATCACATACGTAATCGTAGCGGGCCTCCTGCTGGGCATGCAGAAGCGTTTCTCGCCGGAGCAGCTCGGCATCCAGGCCTCCAGCGCCATGGCCTACAGCATTTTCGAACTGGTCATCTACTCCATAGCCCTGTACGTGATGAATGTGAAGACGAGCCTGAAGACCCTCGATCTGCTGGCCTTCACTGGCTATAAGTACGTTAACATAGTGGTCTGTCTGATGGTCAGCACGCTGTTCTTCAAATCCGGATATTATATTGCGCTGGCGTACACCAGCTTTTCCTTCGGCTTCTTTCTG CTCCGCACGCTGCGGACCAAGTTGCTGCAGGACAACTCACCGGCTGCACCCAGTGGCGCCATCAACTACGATCCCTATGGCAATCCCCAGCAATTCGACTACAGCGGCGGGAAGAAGCGGAAGCTCTACTTCTTGTTCATGGTAGTTGCGGGTCAAGCGCTGTTCGCCTTCCTGCTCTCCAAGCACCTGTATCTGCCGGAGGCGGAGGTTCCACTGGTGCCTAAAGCCTTCTAA
- the LOC119563460 gene encoding uncharacterized protein LOC119563460, translated as MENNAFIKRRSLTLSTRLLQKRHSASPQSCGRPGSGHDVSVSLGSPGSPNASTIGGISSDVESTPPHKHKPSLDDSVDFSPRLDISLSPNCLFSQTLATESPEVGWRWNRSSSNATTDSGFDSAEIGSLSQRERRRQIAFKGVEDRRIQLDNEQWRAQQMRANVLLKERCARLNRQLDQIAVSEPVIPPQTPKILPPVAARTRSACKKASPEPVLPPPAAADPMADFLNDSETDLFLLEASQQLESKIEPLKPPKPSTTTPTSHQNAKRPSFLNDSETDLFLLEASQQLESQIEPQKPPKPSTSTTPTSHHNAKRPSFYMKFLEDESEGDEDWLSALEEAVQQATMPKKPRTSLQRYKSMPTTGGSSSGVSTLTNVVAGKGSTACTSSSSASGSELKNTPRIKRHASSHALSPATSHARGKLFGSRK; from the exons ATGGAAAACAACGCATTTATTAAACGGCGTTCCTTGACGCTCAGCACGCGTCTCCTGCAGAAAAGGCACAGTG CTTCGCCCCAGAGCTGCGGGCGTCCAGGAAGCGGACACGATGTGAGCGTCTCCTTGGGCTCCCCTGGCTCGCCCAACGCCTCTACAATCGGGGGAATCTCATCCGACGTGGAGAGCACTCCGCCGCACAAGCACAAGCCCAGCCTGGACGACAGTGTTGACTTCTCGCCCCGCCTGGACATCAGCCTCTCGCCCAACTGCCTCTTCTCGCAGACACTGGCCACCGAAAGCCCCGAGGTGGGATGGCGCTGGAACCGCAGTAGCAGCAATGCCACCACGGACAGTGGCTTTGACTCCGCCGAAATAGGCAGCTTAAGCCAAAGGGAACGGCGCCGGCAGATTGCCTTTAAGGGCGTTGAGGATCGTCGCATCCAGCTGGACAATGAGCAGTGGCGGGCGCAGCAGATGCGGGCCAATGTTCTCCTCAAGGAGCGCTGCGCCAGGCTCAACAGACAACTGGATCAGATAGCCGTGTCGGAGCCAGTTATCCCCCCGCAAACCCCTAAGATTCTGCCACCTGTAGCTGCCCGCACAAGATCGGCCTGCAAGAAGGCTTCGCCAGAGCCAGTGCTTCCTCCCCCGGCTGCCGCCGATCCCATGGCCGACTTCCTCAACGATTCGGAGACGGATCTGTTTCTGCTCGAGGCCTCCCAGCAACTGGAGTCTAAAATCGAACCCCTAAAGCCACCCAAACCCAGCACCACCACACCCACCAGCCATCAGAACGCGAAGCGACCCTCCTTCCTTAACGACTCGGAGACGGATCTCTTCCTGCTCGAGGCCTCCCAGCAACTGGAGTCCCAAATAGAACCCCAGAAGCCACCCAAACCCAGCACCAGCACTACACCCACCAGCCATCACAACGCGAAGCGACCCTCCTTCTACATGAAGTTTCTGGAAGACGAAAGCGAGGGCGACGAGGACTGGCTGAGCGCTCTAGAAGAGGCCGTGCAGCAGGCCACGATGCCCAAGAAGCCGCGCACCTCTCTGCAGCGCTACAAGTCAATGCCCACCACTGGAGGTTCCTCCAGCGGAGTGTCCACCCTGACCAATGTGGTGGCCGGCAAGGGTTCAACCGCCTGCACAAGTTCCTCTTCCGCTTCTGGGTCTGAATTAAAGAATACTCCAAGGATAAAACGTCATGCCAGCTCACATGCCCTGTCCCCAGCCACTTCCCATG CGCGCGGCAAACTCTTCGGCAGCCGGAAATGA